A region of Alkalispirochaeta americana DNA encodes the following proteins:
- a CDS encoding glycoside hydrolase family 65 protein gives MSTVNTEMEEKVKLSEELWSETCWEIGESRFDPDQAITAGSNFMIGNGYMGYRGTFADDRAGQYPALVVTDTYDNADGTWKELVTAPNGLFTTISCQGKDILWRQGGFREYERRLAMRWGEWSARAQWDTPGILVEEERFCSYDDLHLLTSRTRITALGEVALEITTGIDGTVWSLNGDHFSSLSLEEGPDCLEASCVTGEQGYHLVLREDARLRSGPEGEIEPCRRTALDGTLCRVFQVSLREGQEVVLEKRVVLYSSNDLRDTTKITSDAARGPLPSLAEVRQAVAAGLSRAVARDWNLLREAHRRVWQERWASADIMIGGDPVAQTLIRYNLYHNVIAAPAHADHLPLGARGLSCQAYQGAAFWDQEVFNLPMFLFTEPETARRLLVYRYRTLDGARKKARDLGYRGAFYAWVSGDTGEEICPSYFFRDVLSGRRIRNHFNDWQIHVSPDIAYTVWKYVAATGDQEFLYRYGAEILFEVARFLASRVHYRPGLERYEIIRVLGPDEYHENVDNNYFTNFQAQFVCRYAVETYDTLAEEHPQTVRGLEERIGLEKSERDAWDDIARRIYIPAPDSETGLIEQFQGFFELEDTRPEVIKKRLLDPGEYWGWPNGIAVETQVSKQADVTQLFMLHPQACSREVMKANWEYYEPRTQHGSSLSYAVYAICAAWIGHGEEAYRYFLRSCTVDLLNTGKAVSGGTFIGGIHTAACGVAWQIVVSGFAGMYLTRDGFGFAPHLPPEWESLSFRLKRWGGTLEITLHRRAMTVKALPENPRDIQITLGSAEVSVAPGGQVALPLEG, from the coding sequence GTGAGTACAGTGAACACAGAGATGGAAGAGAAGGTAAAGCTCTCGGAAGAGCTCTGGAGTGAGACCTGCTGGGAGATCGGGGAGAGCCGGTTTGACCCCGACCAGGCCATAACAGCGGGCAGCAACTTCATGATTGGCAACGGCTACATGGGCTATCGGGGGACCTTTGCCGACGATCGGGCCGGGCAGTATCCGGCCCTGGTGGTGACCGACACCTACGATAACGCCGACGGAACCTGGAAGGAGCTGGTAACAGCCCCCAACGGACTCTTTACCACTATTTCCTGCCAGGGGAAGGATATTCTGTGGCGGCAGGGAGGGTTCCGGGAGTACGAGCGAAGGCTGGCCATGCGCTGGGGGGAGTGGAGCGCCCGGGCTCAATGGGATACCCCGGGGATTCTGGTGGAGGAGGAGCGCTTCTGCAGCTACGACGACCTTCACCTGCTCACAAGCCGCACCAGGATAACCGCTCTCGGCGAGGTGGCCCTTGAAATCACCACGGGGATCGATGGAACGGTCTGGAGCCTGAACGGCGACCATTTCTCCTCGCTCTCCCTGGAGGAGGGCCCGGACTGTCTGGAAGCGTCCTGTGTAACGGGAGAGCAGGGGTATCACCTGGTGCTCCGGGAAGACGCTCGCCTTCGGTCGGGGCCGGAGGGGGAAATTGAGCCCTGTCGAAGGACCGCCCTCGATGGAACCCTCTGTCGGGTTTTCCAGGTTTCCCTCCGGGAGGGGCAGGAGGTGGTGCTGGAAAAACGGGTGGTCCTCTACTCCTCCAACGATCTGCGGGATACCACAAAAATTACCAGCGACGCTGCCCGGGGGCCTCTGCCCTCTTTGGCGGAGGTGCGCCAGGCCGTTGCTGCGGGCCTTTCCCGGGCGGTGGCCCGTGATTGGAACCTTCTGCGGGAGGCCCACCGAAGGGTCTGGCAGGAGCGTTGGGCTTCCGCCGATATCATGATCGGTGGCGATCCGGTGGCGCAGACCTTGATCCGCTATAACCTCTATCACAACGTGATCGCGGCGCCTGCCCATGCTGATCACCTGCCACTGGGGGCCCGGGGGCTCTCCTGCCAGGCCTACCAGGGGGCTGCTTTCTGGGACCAGGAAGTGTTCAACCTTCCCATGTTTCTCTTTACCGAACCCGAAACGGCCCGACGACTTCTGGTGTACCGCTATCGCACGCTCGACGGAGCGCGAAAGAAAGCACGTGATCTGGGGTATCGGGGAGCGTTCTACGCCTGGGTGAGCGGCGACACCGGCGAGGAGATCTGTCCCTCCTATTTCTTCCGCGACGTTCTCTCGGGGCGTCGGATTCGGAACCACTTCAACGATTGGCAGATTCATGTTTCTCCCGATATCGCCTACACCGTCTGGAAATACGTTGCCGCCACGGGAGATCAGGAGTTCCTTTATCGCTACGGGGCAGAGATCCTCTTTGAGGTGGCTCGCTTTCTCGCCTCGCGGGTTCACTACCGGCCCGGGCTGGAGCGCTACGAGATTATCCGTGTCCTGGGGCCCGACGAGTATCACGAGAACGTGGATAATAATTATTTCACCAACTTTCAGGCGCAGTTTGTCTGTCGCTATGCGGTGGAGACCTACGATACCCTGGCGGAAGAACATCCCCAGACCGTTCGGGGGCTGGAGGAGCGGATCGGGCTCGAAAAGAGCGAGCGCGATGCCTGGGATGACATTGCCCGGCGCATCTATATTCCCGCACCGGATAGTGAAACGGGGCTGATCGAGCAGTTCCAGGGGTTTTTCGAGCTGGAAGACACGCGCCCCGAGGTGATCAAGAAACGCCTGCTGGACCCCGGTGAGTACTGGGGCTGGCCCAACGGGATCGCCGTGGAGACTCAGGTCTCAAAACAGGCTGATGTAACCCAGCTCTTCATGCTGCACCCCCAGGCGTGCAGTCGGGAGGTGATGAAAGCCAACTGGGAGTATTACGAGCCTCGGACCCAACACGGCTCTTCCCTGAGCTACGCCGTCTACGCCATATGCGCTGCCTGGATCGGTCACGGTGAGGAGGCCTATCGCTATTTTCTGCGGTCCTGCACGGTGGATCTTTTGAATACCGGGAAGGCTGTCAGCGGGGGGACCTTCATCGGTGGCATCCACACCGCAGCGTGCGGCGTGGCCTGGCAGATTGTGGTAAGCGGCTTTGCCGGGATGTACCTGACCCGGGATGGTTTCGGCTTTGCGCCCCATCTTCCGCCGGAATGGGAGTCCCTCTCGTTTCGCCTGAAACGCTGGGGTGGCACCCTGGAGATTACGCTCCACCGGCGGGCCATGACGGTGAAGGCCCTCCCGGAAAATCCCCGGGATATTCAGATCACCCTGGGCTCCGCCGAGGTATCGGTTGCTCCGGGAGGACAGGTGGCGTTGCCCCTCGAAGGGTGA
- a CDS encoding DUF2259 domain-containing protein: MKRLGPVVLLLTLAVATTSAGDIARFANLGFSPDSRVFLFGQYGITHPEGNPFAEIYAVNVPDNVFLPKGVQSRTFSRTLSGGQDGSGALYTLLPLFQPLIGQHQIDHLSQGRIIYLFIDGESDPQPRVSFRDFRTGTSYTLDLVQEARGRGADGSAAFHLNLQARYSDGTTLEQQVGRPTLFREGVNRYRIGRVIVSPDNTSLVVVMERITDIAGGRRIRYMVETVRLR; this comes from the coding sequence ATGAAACGCTTAGGCCCAGTTGTCCTTCTGCTCACCCTGGCGGTGGCAACAACCAGCGCCGGAGATATCGCCCGCTTTGCAAATCTTGGCTTCTCTCCCGATTCCCGGGTTTTCCTCTTTGGCCAGTACGGAATCACTCACCCCGAAGGAAACCCTTTTGCCGAAATCTACGCCGTCAATGTGCCGGATAATGTGTTTCTTCCCAAGGGGGTACAGAGTCGCACTTTCTCGCGCACCCTTTCGGGGGGCCAGGACGGAAGCGGCGCTCTCTATACGTTGTTGCCCCTCTTCCAGCCCCTCATAGGGCAGCATCAGATCGACCATCTCTCACAGGGCCGGATCATCTACCTCTTCATCGATGGCGAAAGCGATCCCCAACCCCGGGTATCATTTCGGGATTTTCGCACCGGCACCAGCTATACCCTGGATCTTGTCCAGGAAGCTCGGGGCCGGGGGGCTGACGGAAGCGCAGCCTTTCATCTGAATCTGCAGGCTCGCTACAGTGACGGCACCACCCTGGAGCAACAGGTAGGACGCCCCACTCTCTTCCGCGAGGGGGTAAACCGCTACCGCATTGGCCGGGTGATCGTCTCCCCCGACAACACCTCCCTGGTGGTGGTGATGGAGCGAATCACCGACATTGCCGGAGGACGGCGGATCCGTTACATGGTGGAGACCGTTCGCCTGCGCTAA
- a CDS encoding carbohydrate ABC transporter permease, producing MSDRVSEHSRHTRILMAVLGAVALVAIFSWSFLFMRDSSAPRPVIALVALLVGVGGIWGLFLTADHLVGLLPARTRDLLRPYVFITPAFLILLVYIIYPTVRTIYISFFDFQRGGTPINFGFQNYLRAFTDPALRIALRNNALWLVFVPLFAVSLGLVIAVLVDRIKWERFAKSLIFLPMAISFVGASVIWRFIYYRASFGTQIGLLNALRVALGEDPLGWLRLEPWNNFFLIIIMIWLQTGFAMVILSSAVKGVPSSLLEAARIDGAGEFRIFFQVIIPFVSGAILTVTTTIVILVLKVFDVVYVMTSGRFNTEVVANMMYNQMFVQGAYGRGAALAVIIFIAVTPVMIYNIRRMNQV from the coding sequence ATGAGTGACAGGGTGAGCGAGCACAGCAGACATACCCGAATTCTGATGGCGGTGCTGGGGGCGGTCGCGTTGGTGGCGATCTTCTCCTGGAGTTTTCTTTTTATGCGGGATAGTTCTGCTCCCCGTCCGGTGATCGCCCTGGTGGCGTTGCTGGTTGGCGTGGGCGGTATCTGGGGGCTTTTTCTCACGGCGGATCATCTGGTGGGGCTCCTGCCTGCAAGGACGCGTGATCTTCTGCGTCCCTATGTTTTCATTACGCCTGCGTTTTTGATTCTTCTGGTATACATCATCTATCCCACGGTGCGGACGATATATATCAGTTTCTTTGATTTTCAGCGGGGGGGAACTCCCATAAACTTTGGATTCCAGAACTACCTGAGGGCCTTTACGGACCCGGCTCTGCGAATCGCCCTGCGGAACAACGCCCTCTGGCTGGTCTTTGTTCCTCTCTTTGCGGTTTCCCTGGGACTGGTCATCGCTGTTCTGGTGGACCGGATCAAGTGGGAGCGTTTTGCCAAGTCCCTCATCTTTTTGCCCATGGCAATTTCCTTTGTTGGTGCTTCGGTTATCTGGCGCTTTATCTATTACCGGGCAAGCTTTGGAACCCAGATCGGCCTTCTGAACGCCCTCAGGGTTGCCTTGGGAGAGGATCCTCTGGGATGGCTTCGCCTTGAGCCGTGGAACAATTTTTTCCTTATCATAATCATGATCTGGCTCCAGACGGGCTTTGCCATGGTTATTCTCTCGTCAGCGGTAAAAGGAGTTCCTTCGAGTTTGCTCGAGGCGGCCCGGATCGATGGTGCGGGGGAGTTTCGTATCTTTTTTCAGGTAATTATTCCCTTTGTGAGCGGTGCAATTCTTACGGTGACAACCACCATCGTTATTCTCGTTCTCAAGGTTTTTGATGTGGTCTATGTCATGACCAGTGGGCGTTTCAACACCGAGGTTGTGGCAAACATGATGTACAACCAGATGTTTGTCCAGGGCGCCTACGGGCGCGGGGCGGCCCTGGCGGTGATCATCTTTATCGCCGTGACGCCGGTGATGATCTACAACATTCGCAGAATGAATCAGGTCTAG
- a CDS encoding ABC transporter substrate-binding protein, whose amino-acid sequence MFKKTTVCLIAGIFLFSAVTLFAGGQAEKAPVSDVDYTDNPWTEGQDLSGETVRIFGAFVDEDARRFNRSMDIFKEATGINVVYEGSGDFESLITVRVEGGSPPDMAAFPQPGLLNDFVQGGQVIDLNEWFSREYLSQQYDQSWLDMATMDGIMSGFWHRANVKSLVWYPKKAWDAAGYEVPETWDELIALSDQIVADGGVPWSIGIESAGATGWPGTDWIEDILLRIAPVEVYDNWVEGKHPFNSPEVKRAFDIMSDIWFNEDYVLGGTDGIVLTPFGDAPNALFTNPPSAWMHRQASFIPAFFPRGVEVGVDADFFYLPPIDEEFGRPVLGAGDIYGVFNDRPEVRALARYMTQGISTKAWVEAGGFVSPHADADLSWYPTEADRRYAEIIANADTFRFDGSDLMPGPVGAGSFWTEITDYVNNYPNVNLERTLQNIDNSWPRR is encoded by the coding sequence ATGTTCAAGAAAACAACTGTTTGTTTAATTGCGGGGATATTTCTTTTCTCTGCCGTGACCCTCTTCGCCGGAGGACAGGCCGAAAAGGCTCCCGTCAGCGATGTTGATTACACCGATAACCCCTGGACCGAGGGACAGGATCTCTCGGGAGAGACGGTGCGGATTTTTGGAGCTTTTGTGGACGAGGACGCCCGTCGGTTCAACCGGTCCATGGATATCTTCAAGGAAGCCACGGGGATCAATGTGGTTTACGAGGGATCCGGTGATTTTGAGTCCCTCATCACCGTGCGGGTCGAGGGAGGCAGTCCTCCCGATATGGCCGCCTTTCCCCAGCCCGGTCTTTTGAACGACTTTGTCCAGGGTGGTCAGGTGATAGACCTGAACGAATGGTTCTCCCGGGAGTACCTCTCGCAGCAGTACGACCAGAGCTGGCTGGATATGGCCACCATGGACGGTATCATGTCGGGTTTCTGGCACCGGGCCAACGTCAAGAGCCTGGTCTGGTACCCCAAGAAAGCCTGGGACGCGGCGGGCTACGAGGTTCCCGAAACTTGGGATGAGCTGATTGCCCTCTCGGATCAGATCGTCGCCGACGGCGGTGTCCCCTGGTCCATTGGTATTGAATCAGCCGGTGCCACGGGCTGGCCGGGAACGGACTGGATCGAGGATATCCTGCTCCGCATCGCTCCTGTTGAGGTATACGACAACTGGGTAGAGGGAAAACATCCCTTCAACAGCCCCGAAGTCAAGCGGGCCTTCGATATTATGAGTGATATCTGGTTCAACGAGGACTACGTTCTGGGCGGAACCGACGGTATCGTTCTGACCCCCTTCGGGGATGCGCCGAACGCGTTGTTCACCAATCCTCCCTCGGCGTGGATGCACCGCCAGGCCAGCTTTATCCCTGCTTTCTTCCCTCGCGGGGTAGAGGTTGGAGTGGATGCCGACTTCTTCTACCTGCCTCCGATCGACGAGGAGTTCGGGCGGCCCGTACTTGGTGCAGGCGACATCTACGGTGTCTTTAACGACCGTCCCGAGGTCCGTGCTCTGGCGCGCTACATGACCCAGGGAATCTCCACCAAAGCCTGGGTCGAGGCCGGAGGGTTTGTCTCTCCCCACGCCGATGCAGACCTGAGCTGGTATCCCACCGAGGCAGACCGGCGCTACGCCGAGATCATCGCCAACGCTGATACCTTCCGGTTTGACGGTTCCGACCTGATGCCCGGCCCGGTTGGAGCGGGATCGTTCTGGACCGAGATCACCGATTATGTGAATAACTACCCCAACGTGAATCTCGAACGGACCCTGCAGAACATCGACAACAGCTGGCCCCGCCGATAA
- a CDS encoding glycoside hydrolase family 3 protein, whose product MNLFSRNCVFFCVHLCTLSTIVALLSLGLVACATPGPEGSPGEALPKELPRESRGGPPGAEADDLLPPGGAGSAVAGAGLLLDDALRERAVQDMLSRMTLEERVGQLFMPALVVDSRGAPLVELDEATRAMIGTVQPGGVILFGANLRDPDQTRRLVEDLQEASPIPLLVAVDQEGGIVSRLNSSTRMPATAIPSAWRIGLTGSEELAYAIAGAMARELRSLGITMNFAPVADILTNPENPVIGSRAFGSDPHLVARMVAATVRGLQDNGVSAVIKHFPGHGDTREDTHYQSVIVDHDLERLRTLEFIPFREGITAGAEGVMTAHISLPRVVGDDTPATLSPEVLQGMLRKDLGYSGLIVTDSLVMKALDRFAPPDERPLRAFQAGADLLLYPLSPEGSFRRILRALEEGEIPEDALNRAVGRILRVKFERGLLGPPGDPSRESPEGRFSRPVRFVPEAVEMGTPEHLQLVEEVYRRTS is encoded by the coding sequence ATGAATCTTTTTTCGCGTAATTGTGTCTTTTTTTGTGTACACCTGTGTACACTCTCCACTATTGTCGCCCTCCTTTCCCTGGGGCTGGTGGCCTGTGCCACGCCGGGGCCGGAAGGCTCTCCCGGTGAGGCCCTCCCGAAAGAACTCCCCCGGGAGTCCCGGGGTGGTCCCCCGGGAGCGGAGGCTGATGACCTGCTTCCCCCCGGGGGGGCAGGGTCTGCCGTGGCCGGCGCCGGATTGCTTCTGGATGATGCCCTCCGGGAACGGGCAGTACAGGATATGCTCTCCCGCATGACTCTGGAAGAACGGGTGGGGCAACTTTTCATGCCGGCCCTGGTGGTCGATTCCCGGGGAGCCCCCCTGGTCGAGCTGGATGAGGCGACACGGGCCATGATCGGCACCGTCCAGCCCGGGGGGGTGATCCTCTTCGGGGCGAATCTTCGGGACCCTGATCAGACCAGACGTCTGGTGGAGGATCTTCAGGAGGCAAGCCCCATCCCCCTCCTGGTGGCGGTTGATCAGGAGGGCGGGATCGTGAGCCGCCTGAACAGCAGCACCCGAATGCCCGCCACGGCGATTCCCTCGGCCTGGAGGATCGGCCTTACAGGAAGCGAGGAGCTGGCCTACGCCATTGCCGGAGCCATGGCTCGGGAACTTCGGAGTCTGGGAATAACCATGAACTTTGCCCCCGTGGCGGATATTCTGACCAACCCCGAAAACCCCGTCATCGGGAGCCGTGCTTTTGGCAGCGACCCCCATCTGGTGGCTCGCATGGTGGCGGCCACGGTGCGGGGACTCCAGGATAACGGTGTAAGCGCCGTGATAAAACACTTCCCCGGCCACGGCGATACCCGGGAGGATACGCATTATCAGTCGGTGATTGTCGATCATGATCTGGAACGCCTCCGTACCCTGGAGTTTATCCCCTTTCGCGAAGGAATCACCGCCGGGGCCGAGGGGGTCATGACAGCCCATATCAGCCTTCCCCGGGTTGTTGGTGACGATACCCCGGCGACGCTCTCCCCGGAAGTGCTCCAGGGAATGCTTCGGAAGGACCTGGGCTACTCCGGCCTGATCGTGACGGACTCGCTTGTCATGAAAGCTCTGGATCGCTTTGCGCCCCCCGACGAGCGCCCCCTGAGGGCCTTCCAGGCGGGGGCCGATCTGCTCCTGTACCCCCTGTCTCCCGAAGGAAGTTTTCGGCGAATCCTCCGTGCTCTGGAGGAGGGCGAGATCCCGGAAGATGCCCTGAATCGGGCGGTTGGGCGAATCCTGCGGGTTAAGTTTGAGCGGGGACTCCTGGGCCCTCCGGGAGATCCCTCGAGGGAATCCCCGGAAGGGAGATTTTCCCGGCCCGTGCGGTTTGTGCCCGAGGCGGTGGAGATGGGAACGCCCGAGCATTTGCAGCTTGTGGAAGAGGTCTACCGCCGGACCAGCTGA
- a CDS encoding ROK family transcriptional regulator, which produces MERYVSKVNITRVLRTIYLTHGLSRVEIARILDINKSTVSKIVSFLEELGIVETAAVGEAGPTGGRRPLHLRIRADWGCVMGLEIQTEAFTVVGVNLQGEVFFSHTEPLDLRTVSLVDAFIGIVDRFRPSLENTGMPILGIGVGLPGFVDPVRGVLCASMPFEQYEEINFVREARERLGIQVPVLVDNDANCGCWGELAFRHSSRPGNFIFVLGEHRKHTIAMDNHRIMALGLGLVLNGQVHHGETFSAGEFRSILYKEDQVNQFSISDDQARQFLQNSRVNEMIVDELARHIAFLVNILNLRKVVIGGPIEVLADQIQKAVRNHAQTNWAYPQKVDFEMEVSRLGERAVAYGAAGMYLERLIRIPSVETGTEATAAVGIDLLPQVGQQNQLVRR; this is translated from the coding sequence ATGGAACGATACGTCAGTAAGGTAAATATCACCCGCGTCCTTCGGACTATCTATCTCACCCACGGGTTGAGCCGGGTGGAGATCGCCAGAATCCTCGATATAAACAAGTCCACCGTCTCGAAGATCGTCTCCTTTCTCGAGGAGCTGGGAATCGTGGAAACCGCGGCCGTGGGCGAGGCCGGCCCCACCGGCGGCAGACGGCCCCTGCACCTGCGCATACGCGCCGACTGGGGTTGTGTCATGGGCCTGGAGATTCAGACCGAGGCCTTCACCGTTGTGGGGGTCAATCTTCAGGGTGAGGTCTTTTTCAGCCACACCGAACCCCTGGATCTGCGCACGGTCAGCCTGGTGGATGCCTTCATCGGAATAGTAGACCGCTTTCGCCCCAGTCTGGAAAACACGGGCATGCCAATTCTGGGCATCGGCGTGGGGTTACCGGGGTTTGTCGATCCTGTCCGGGGCGTTCTCTGCGCGTCCATGCCCTTTGAACAGTATGAAGAGATCAATTTTGTCCGCGAGGCCCGGGAGCGGCTCGGCATCCAGGTGCCAGTCCTGGTGGATAACGACGCAAACTGCGGGTGCTGGGGCGAGCTTGCCTTTCGTCACAGCTCCCGGCCGGGGAACTTTATCTTTGTTCTGGGAGAACACCGAAAACACACCATCGCCATGGACAACCACCGGATCATGGCCCTGGGGCTGGGGCTGGTTCTGAACGGCCAGGTCCACCACGGAGAGACCTTCTCGGCCGGCGAGTTCCGAAGCATCCTCTACAAGGAGGACCAGGTGAACCAGTTCTCCATATCCGATGATCAGGCGCGGCAGTTTCTTCAGAATTCCCGGGTGAACGAGATGATCGTGGACGAGCTGGCCCGGCACATCGCCTTCCTGGTGAACATCCTCAACCTTCGCAAGGTGGTGATCGGCGGCCCCATCGAGGTTCTGGCTGATCAAATCCAGAAAGCGGTACGGAACCACGCCCAGACGAACTGGGCCTACCCCCAGAAGGTGGATTTCGAGATGGAGGTTTCGCGCCTGGGCGAACGGGCCGTCGCCTACGGCGCAGCGGGAATGTACCTGGAACGGCTGATCAGGATCCCTTCGGTGGAGACCGGCACAGAGGCCACTGCGGCCGTCGGCATCGACCTCTTGCCCCAGGTGGGGCAGCAGAATCAGCTGGTCCGGCGGTAG
- a CDS encoding diacylglycerol/polyprenol kinase family protein, protein MERTALVKNQKPLPDELRTELIRKSVHILIAAVPSMTAFFGTAVTLGILATGILLYTTAEALRQCGRFVPIITHITQVSSRSREVDHFVLGPVTLGIGAMLAIMLYPHPAASIAVYALAFGDSAASVAGKFLGTLTIPLTGGKTLAGSLACTVAVALTVAVMLQGRVFTALTLGVAAALLEALPTRDADNLLLPVGVGLAATLIL, encoded by the coding sequence ATGGAACGGACAGCACTGGTGAAAAACCAAAAGCCCCTCCCGGATGAGCTCCGGACGGAGTTGATCCGCAAGTCAGTACACATCCTCATAGCCGCAGTTCCCTCCATGACGGCTTTTTTTGGCACGGCTGTAACGCTGGGCATCCTGGCAACGGGCATCCTGCTCTACACAACAGCAGAGGCCCTGCGCCAATGCGGCCGATTCGTGCCGATCATAACACATATCACCCAGGTTTCGTCACGATCCCGGGAGGTCGATCACTTTGTCCTGGGCCCGGTCACGCTGGGAATCGGAGCCATGCTGGCGATCATGCTCTACCCCCACCCGGCGGCCTCGATTGCCGTCTACGCCCTGGCCTTTGGCGACAGCGCCGCCAGCGTGGCAGGCAAGTTCCTGGGGACCCTCACAATTCCCCTGACGGGGGGGAAGACCCTGGCGGGGAGTCTGGCCTGCACCGTAGCGGTGGCCCTTACCGTAGCCGTGATGCTCCAGGGCCGGGTGTTCACTGCCCTGACCCTGGGTGTTGCAGCAGCTCTGCTGGAGGCGCTTCCCACCCGCGACGCCGATAACCTCCTCCTTCCTGTGGGGGTGGGGCTGGCGGCAACGCTGATCCTGTAG
- a CDS encoding carbohydrate ABC transporter permease — protein sequence MEHTLVLQKRKKTPQEISRRVMLNLAVAVIVIIWTIPTFGLLISSFREPEAIDATGWWMAVFQPFTHGHWTLGNYISVLTEDAMGNAFLNSLLVTIPATVIPITIAAFAAYALAWMKFAGRRLLFILVVGLMVVPLQTSLLPLFRLYNDVGLAGTYLGIWLAHTGFGLPLATYLLYGYISQIPRDLIEAAEVDGTTPMTKFIFLVLPVSVPAVASFAIFQFLWVWNDLLVALIFLGTSVDVAVVTTRLSELVGSRGQTWYVLTSGAFLTMIMPLIVFFGLQRFFVRGMMAGSVKG from the coding sequence GTGGAACATACTCTCGTACTACAGAAGCGAAAGAAAACTCCGCAGGAAATCTCCCGGCGGGTGATGCTGAACCTGGCCGTGGCGGTTATCGTTATCATATGGACGATTCCCACCTTCGGGCTGCTGATAAGTTCTTTCAGAGAGCCCGAGGCCATAGACGCTACGGGGTGGTGGATGGCTGTCTTTCAGCCCTTTACCCATGGTCACTGGACGCTGGGAAACTATATCTCGGTTCTCACGGAAGACGCCATGGGCAACGCCTTTCTCAACAGTTTGCTTGTGACCATTCCTGCTACGGTTATCCCCATAACGATAGCGGCCTTTGCCGCCTATGCCCTGGCCTGGATGAAGTTTGCGGGCCGTCGGCTCCTGTTTATCCTGGTGGTGGGACTCATGGTGGTGCCTCTGCAGACCTCGCTGTTGCCGCTCTTCCGCCTCTATAACGATGTGGGGTTGGCGGGAACCTATCTGGGGATCTGGCTCGCCCACACCGGGTTCGGGTTGCCTCTGGCTACCTATCTGCTCTATGGCTACATCTCGCAGATCCCCCGGGACTTGATCGAGGCTGCCGAGGTGGACGGAACCACGCCCATGACAAAGTTTATCTTTCTCGTGTTGCCTGTCTCGGTTCCTGCCGTGGCGTCCTTTGCGATCTTTCAGTTCCTCTGGGTCTGGAACGATCTGCTGGTGGCTCTGATCTTCCTGGGAACAAGCGTGGATGTAGCCGTGGTGACAACCCGTCTCTCGGAGCTGGTGGGGTCCCGGGGGCAAACCTGGTACGTTCTCACGTCGGGGGCGTTTCTTACCATGATCATGCCCTTGATCGTCTTCTTCGGGCTTCAACGGTTTTTTGTGCGGGGCATGATGGCGGGCTCCGTGAAGGGTTAG